A window from Pseudobutyrivibrio ruminis HUN009 encodes these proteins:
- a CDS encoding formate--tetrahydrofolate ligase, with amino-acid sequence MKSDIQIAQEAQMVNIKEVAASLGIREDDLEFYGKYKAKLSDELLSEIQGNKDGKLVLVTAINPTPAGEGKTTTSVGLGEAMGVLGKKACLALREPSLGPCFGIKGGAAGGGYAQVVPMEDLNLHFTGDFHAITSANNLLAAMLDNHIQQGNSLGIDPRQIVWKRCLDMNDRALRNIVVGLGAKADGMVREDHFVITVASEIMAILCLANDMKDLKERLGRIIVAYSFDGKPVTANDLQATGAMAALLKDALKPNMIQTLEHTPAIVHGGPFANIAHGCNSVRATKASMKLADITITEAGFGADLGAEKFFDIKCRMAGLKPDAVVLVATVRALKYNGGVPKTELTTENLDALKKGIVNLEKHIENLQKYNVPVVVTLNSFVTDTEAETNFVREFCESRGCEFALSEVWEKGGQGGVELAKKVLYVLENKESNFKPLYDDSLSLKDKIKTVATEIYGAKDVAYSAAAERELKRIEELGMGNFPVCMAKTQYSLSDDATKLGRPTDFTLNVREVYASAGAGFVVAVTGSIMTMPGLPKQPAANNIDVTDDGVITGLF; translated from the coding sequence ATGAAGTCAGACATTCAAATCGCTCAGGAAGCACAAATGGTCAATATCAAGGAGGTTGCCGCTTCACTTGGTATTAGGGAGGATGATTTAGAGTTTTATGGAAAATATAAGGCTAAATTATCTGATGAATTGTTATCCGAAATTCAGGGTAATAAAGACGGCAAGCTTGTGCTTGTAACTGCAATCAATCCAACACCAGCCGGAGAAGGCAAAACAACAACTTCTGTTGGTTTAGGTGAGGCAATGGGAGTTCTTGGTAAGAAGGCGTGTCTTGCCCTTAGAGAGCCTTCACTTGGACCTTGCTTCGGCATCAAAGGTGGTGCCGCAGGTGGTGGATATGCTCAGGTTGTTCCAATGGAAGACTTGAACCTTCACTTTACTGGTGATTTTCATGCTATAACATCTGCAAATAATTTGCTTGCAGCTATGCTTGATAATCATATTCAGCAGGGTAATTCTCTTGGAATTGATCCTAGACAGATTGTATGGAAGCGATGTCTTGATATGAATGACAGAGCCCTTAGAAATATTGTCGTAGGTCTTGGAGCAAAGGCAGACGGAATGGTTCGTGAGGATCATTTTGTTATTACAGTAGCCTCTGAAATCATGGCTATTCTTTGCCTTGCAAATGACATGAAAGATTTGAAAGAGCGACTTGGAAGAATCATTGTCGCTTATAGTTTTGACGGAAAGCCTGTTACTGCTAATGATTTACAGGCTACAGGCGCTATGGCAGCCTTACTTAAGGATGCTTTAAAGCCTAATATGATTCAAACTCTTGAGCACACACCAGCTATAGTTCATGGTGGTCCATTTGCTAATATTGCACATGGATGTAACTCAGTTAGAGCTACAAAGGCTTCTATGAAGCTTGCTGATATCACAATCACTGAGGCTGGTTTCGGTGCTGATCTTGGTGCTGAAAAGTTCTTTGATATTAAATGTAGAATGGCTGGTTTGAAGCCTGATGCTGTTGTTTTAGTAGCAACTGTTCGTGCTTTAAAATATAATGGTGGTGTTCCTAAAACAGAGCTTACTACAGAAAACTTAGATGCTTTAAAGAAGGGTATTGTTAACCTTGAAAAGCATATTGAAAACCTTCAGAAATATAATGTACCAGTAGTAGTTACACTTAACTCATTTGTTACCGATACAGAAGCAGAGACTAACTTTGTTAGAGAATTCTGCGAGTCTCGTGGATGCGAATTTGCACTTTCTGAGGTTTGGGAGAAAGGTGGACAAGGCGGTGTAGAGCTGGCAAAGAAGGTTCTTTATGTATTAGAGAATAAAGAAAGCAACTTCAAGCCACTTTATGATGATTCACTTTCGCTTAAAGATAAAATTAAAACCGTTGCAACAGAGATATATGGTGCAAAGGATGTAGCATACTCAGCTGCAGCTGAACGCGAATTAAAGAGAATAGAAGAGCTTGGAATGGGTAATTTCCCTGTTTGTATGGCTAAGACTCAGTATTCATTATCTGACGATGCTACTAAGCTTGGACGTCCTACAGACTTTACTTTAAATGTTCGTGAAGTATATGCTTCTGCAGGCGCAGGCTTTGTTGTTGCTGTTACAGGAAGCATTATGACTATGCCTGGTCTTCCAAAGCAGCCAGCAGCCAACAATATCGATGTTACTGACGATGGAGTAATTACAGGATTGTTCTAA
- a CDS encoding FN3 associated domain-containing protein has protein sequence MKCKKCGAEIENGLMYCPSCGESIQLVPDYNVLEEELLSKVVEDKNKSKDDKFATGVYQFQEEASAVNTSSKSQSQQKPEPKVFTKKIKAFLLVACLLVAIIGVCMFIPYMGAHTYDNIMNQAVDAESNEQYAKALGYYEEAYEIDPTSFEVIYGLGRMYYMVKDYDDAIEMLYLALDSDPSNKKIYSYLLDALYANGDMDGIAALLETSPSDEITAMINSYFLSAPTFNLAGGNYEEDLLIQITVSGDYKIFYTLNGKSPITTGKQYTKPIPLTEGTTEIKAVAQNDAGEYSDIVSATYTITYPEVEEPEESTGEDVTIDVTN, from the coding sequence ATGAAATGTAAAAAATGTGGAGCTGAAATTGAAAATGGTCTTATGTACTGCCCATCATGTGGGGAGTCTATTCAGCTTGTGCCTGATTACAATGTTTTAGAAGAAGAATTACTTTCAAAAGTTGTAGAAGATAAAAATAAATCAAAGGATGATAAGTTTGCTACAGGTGTTTACCAGTTTCAGGAAGAGGCATCTGCGGTAAACACATCATCTAAGTCTCAATCTCAACAAAAGCCTGAGCCAAAGGTTTTTACAAAAAAGATAAAGGCATTTCTTTTGGTTGCCTGCTTGCTGGTTGCAATAATAGGTGTATGCATGTTTATTCCTTACATGGGTGCACATACTTATGACAATATTATGAATCAAGCAGTGGATGCAGAATCCAATGAGCAATATGCAAAGGCTTTAGGTTATTATGAAGAGGCATATGAAATCGACCCTACATCATTCGAGGTTATTTATGGCTTGGGCCGTATGTATTACATGGTTAAGGATTATGATGACGCTATAGAGATGCTTTATCTTGCGCTGGATAGCGATCCTTCTAACAAAAAGATATATTCATATCTTTTGGATGCCTTATATGCAAATGGTGATATGGATGGGATAGCAGCTTTGCTTGAAACATCACCTAGTGATGAAATTACAGCGATGATTAATTCATATTTCCTATCAGCACCTACATTCAATTTGGCTGGTGGCAATTATGAAGAAGATCTGCTTATCCAAATTACCGTGAGCGGGGATTATAAAATCTTTTATACCTTGAATGGCAAAAGTCCTATTACAACAGGCAAACAATACACTAAACCAATACCTTTAACTGAGGGAACTACTGAAATAAAGGCAGTGGCACAAAATGATGCTGGAGAGTATTCAGACATAGTTAGTGCTACATACACTATTACTTATCCTGAAGTTGAGGAACCAGAAGAAAGCACGGGAGAGGATGTAACGATTGATGTAACTAATTAA
- the rlmH gene encoding 23S rRNA (pseudouridine(1915)-N(3))-methyltransferase RlmH: protein MNVKILCVGKIKEKFFRDAISEYSKRLSKYCNLEIIEVSDEKTSENASDIEISLVKSKEGERILKHIKEKDFVIALAILGKQLDSVAFSKYIENLGISGHSSIVFVIGGSLGLSDEVMKRSDYQISFSEMTFPHQLMRVILLEQIYRGMRIMNNEPYHK, encoded by the coding sequence ATGAATGTTAAAATTCTATGCGTAGGTAAAATCAAAGAAAAATTCTTTAGAGATGCAATTTCAGAGTACTCAAAGAGGCTCTCGAAATACTGCAATTTAGAGATAATAGAGGTCTCTGATGAAAAGACTTCAGAGAATGCATCTGATATTGAAATATCACTTGTAAAATCCAAAGAAGGCGAAAGAATTTTAAAGCACATTAAAGAAAAAGATTTTGTTATTGCTCTTGCAATACTTGGAAAGCAACTGGATTCTGTTGCTTTTTCTAAATATATAGAGAATCTTGGTATTTCAGGGCACAGTAGCATAGTTTTTGTTATTGGCGGCTCACTTGGGCTTTCAGATGAAGTAATGAAGCGTAGTGACTATCAAATTTCTTTTTCTGAGATGACTTTTCCTCACCAATTAATGAGAGTGATTTTACTTGAGCAGATATATCGTGGAATGCGAATTATGAATAACGAGCCTTATCACAAATAG
- a CDS encoding pyrimidine-nucleoside phosphorylase — translation MRMYDLIEKKKLGEELSTQEIYHIVNGYTNGEIPDYQISALLMAIYFRGMNVRERYDLTMAMRDSGDILDLSSIDGVKIDKHSTGGVGDKVTLVLGPIIASIGVPVAKMSGRGLGHTGGTIDKLEAFPGFNGALSEDAFINQVNNIKIAVTGQSKNLAPADKKLYALRDVTATVDEISLITGSIMSKKLAAGTDAIVLDVTVGDGAFMKTKEKALELAKSMVDIGKRADKKIAAVLTNMDEPLGFAVGNNLEVIEAINALKGNGPEDLMEVVYELGSQMIVFSEIETDKAKARKLMENAVADGSAFNKFVEFIQAQGGDSSFATDISKFEPAKYVVPVEAQADGYVHALKAEAFGLASMSLGGGRETFEDVIDMAVGIVLNKKVGDEIKKGEPICYIHANDESKINNAMEMIKAATVIAPEKCNHMDLIIDIVE, via the coding sequence ATGAGAATGTACGATTTAATTGAAAAAAAGAAACTTGGAGAGGAGCTTTCTACCCAGGAGATTTATCATATTGTTAATGGCTACACAAATGGCGAGATACCTGATTATCAGATTTCTGCACTTCTTATGGCTATCTATTTTAGAGGCATGAATGTCAGAGAACGCTACGACCTTACTATGGCTATGCGTGATTCTGGAGATATCCTTGATTTGTCTTCAATCGATGGTGTTAAAATTGATAAACACTCTACAGGCGGTGTTGGCGACAAGGTTACACTTGTTCTTGGACCAATCATTGCATCTATTGGTGTGCCTGTTGCAAAGATGAGTGGTAGAGGTTTAGGCCATACTGGCGGTACTATTGATAAGCTTGAAGCTTTTCCTGGTTTCAATGGAGCTCTTTCAGAGGATGCCTTCATCAATCAGGTAAACAATATAAAGATTGCCGTTACTGGTCAGTCTAAAAACCTTGCTCCAGCAGACAAAAAGCTTTACGCACTTAGAGATGTTACAGCTACAGTAGATGAGATTTCTCTTATCACAGGCTCAATCATGTCTAAAAAGCTTGCTGCCGGCACAGATGCAATCGTTCTTGATGTTACTGTTGGCGATGGTGCATTCATGAAGACAAAAGAAAAGGCATTAGAGCTTGCAAAATCTATGGTTGATATTGGTAAGCGTGCAGACAAGAAAATCGCTGCAGTTCTTACAAACATGGATGAGCCACTTGGCTTTGCAGTAGGAAACAATCTTGAAGTAATTGAAGCAATCAATGCCTTAAAGGGAAATGGTCCAGAGGACTTAATGGAAGTTGTTTATGAGTTAGGTTCTCAGATGATTGTTTTCTCAGAAATTGAGACAGATAAAGCAAAAGCTAGAAAGCTTATGGAAAATGCAGTTGCAGATGGCAGCGCATTTAATAAATTTGTTGAATTCATTCAGGCTCAAGGCGGAGATTCAAGCTTTGCTACTGACATCAGCAAATTTGAGCCAGCTAAGTATGTAGTTCCAGTTGAGGCGCAGGCTGATGGATATGTACACGCGTTGAAGGCAGAGGCATTTGGCCTTGCATCTATGTCACTTGGTGGCGGTCGCGAGACATTCGAGGATGTCATCGATATGGCTGTTGGTATTGTTCTTAACAAAAAGGTTGGAGATGAAATCAAAAAGGGTGAGCCTATTTGTTATATTCATGCAAACGACGAGAGCAAGATTAATAATGCTATGGAGATGATTAAGGCAGCTACCGTTATTGCTCCAGAAAAATGCAACCACATGGACTTGATTATTGATATTGTTGAATAA